A single window of Anopheles moucheti chromosome 2, idAnoMoucSN_F20_07, whole genome shotgun sequence DNA harbors:
- the LOC128303182 gene encoding regulator of chromosome condensation, translating to MGRGRPRKDTPADGEGPASKIQRKGKLEIPLATLPKLSGNVLACGQGEMGQLGMGEDVMEKTRPAIVEGLSDVVQISAGGMHNLCLTRHGTVYSFGCNDEGALGRNTSEEGSEFEPKLIDLPGLCVKISAGDSHSACLLNDGRAYAWGSFRDSHGNMGLTLEGNKRLPIEVLPGNRWVDIASGCDHLVLLSDLGHIYTVGCAEQGQLGRVSIRAASGESRRGKTQLLQPGIVTRRGKMIVADAIWATTYCTFYKDYQTGRIFAFGLNNYCQLGVPNPSEHVVKPVFVPEPTSFNEVLQIAGGQHHTLVLKTDHKVYAIGRKEYGRLGLGDNVADDAKTLHPVEVLGDKKVVSVCCGESTSFAVTDKGELYAWGMGSSLQLGTGLETDESKPVRIVSKQVAAGKVILKASSGGQHSLFLVQEPPTVTEKASPKVAAASKKTKPDPSSTTETAANGVAKHSETSNGDESAKVTSKVPEGNVPTASNGVDTDVPSDASTGKEKSAAPAKTTAGSSSGAGRKRKIQ from the exons ATGGGACGTGGTCGACCGAGAAAAGATACACCGGCCGACGGCGAAGGTCCGGCATCCAAAATCCAACGCAAAGGAAAAC TCGAGATACCATTGGCAACGCTACCAAAGCTATCGGGCAATGTGCTAGCCTGCGGTCAGGGTGAGATGGGTCAGCTGGGCATGGGCGAGGACGTCATGGAGAAGACGCGGCCCGCCATCGTTGAGGGCCTTTCGGATGTGGTACAAATATCGGCCGGCGGTATGCACAATCTGTGCCTCACGAGGCACGGCACGGTGTATTCGTTCGGTTGCAATGACGAAGGTGCCCTCGGTCGGAACACATCCGAGGAGGGCTCGGAGTTTGAGCCCAAGCTGATCGATCTTCCTGGATTGTGCGTGAAAATTTCTGCCGGCGATTCGCATTCCGCCTGTCTGCTAAACGATGGTCGCGCATATGCATGGGGTTCATTCCGG GATTCGCACGGAAATATGGGACTTACGCTCGAAGGCAATAAACGGTTACCGATCGAAGTGTTACCGGGCAACCGGTGGGTCGATATTGCATCCGGCTGTGACCATCTGGTACTGCTGTCCGATCTGGGCCACATCTACACGGTGGGCTGTGCAGAACAGGGTCAGCTCGGTCGCGTTTCGATCCGCGCAGCATCAGGTGAATCTCGTCGCGGAAAAACACAGCTCCTGCAGCCGGGTATAGTGACAAGACGTGGCAAAATGATCGTAGCCGATGCTATCTGGGCGACGACGTACTGCACCTTCTACAAAGACTATCAAACCGGTCGGATATTCGCCTTCGGATTGAACAACTACTGCCAGCTCGGTGTACCGAACCCAAGCGAGCACGTCGTCAAACCGGTATTCGTACCGGAACCGACGAGTTTCAACGAAGTTTTACAGATTGCTGGCGGACAACATCACACATTGGTATTAAAAACGGACCACAAAGTGTATGCCATCGGGCGGAAGGAGTACGGCCGGCTAGGGCTAGGAGATAACGTTGCAGATGACGCGAAAACGCTACATCCCGTAGAAGTTCTCGGTGACAAGAAGGTGGTCAGTGTGTGCTGCGGAGAAAGCACATCTTTCGCCGTCACAGACAAGGGCGAACTATATGCGTGGGGTATGGGCTCCAGCTTGCAGCTCGGCACGGGACTGGAAACGGATGAGTCCAAACCGGTGCGTATCGTCAGCAAACAGGTGGCAGCGGGTAAAGTGATCCTGAAGGCGTCCAGCGGTGGACAACACAGTTTGTTCCTTGTTCAGGAACCACCG ACCGTAACCGAGAAAGCATCCCCGAAGGTTGCTGCCGCTAGCAAGAAGACAAAACCGGATCCTTCGAGTACGACGGAGACGGCAGCCAACGGTGTAGCGAAACATTCCGAAACGAGTAATGGTGATGAATCGGCAAAAGTGACGAGTAAGGTTCCCGAAGGCAACGTACCAACGGCGTCGAATGGTGTAGACACGGATGTTCCGAGTGATGCGAGCACTGGGAAGGAGAAATCCGCAGCTCCAGCGAAAACAAcagcaggcagcagcagcggtgcAGGTCGAAAACGGAAAATTCAATGA
- the LOC128307096 gene encoding RNA-binding protein 48, translated as MNGASKQIDISSDSHHIRQRYCQNRPLYRRSRQLTAVRVYSVANESRHLLIFGVPQINLLRELRQELVRYGALETICNITDVWQREHAGSDELMLEPFTDVFHVCFAKLEKARQAKKLLDARNFYGGTLHISYAPERESVEEVRAKLNQRRSEVRYRTKLGAQQRKLSNAGVGVDPPVAASATTKKTAKNGR; from the coding sequence ATGAACGGTGCATCGAAACAAATAGATATTTCATCGGACAGTCATCACATTCGTCAGCGATATTGTCAAAACCGACCACTTTACCGCCGATCTCGCCAGTTGACTGCCGTCCGTGTTTATTCCGTAGCGAACGAATCGCGTCATCTACTGATTTTTGGTGTTCCGCAAATAAATTTGCTCCGTGAGCTACGGCAAGAGTTGGTCCGGTACGGTGCATTAGAAACGATTTGCAATATTACCGACGTTTGGCAACGGGAGCATGCAGGTTCAGATGAGCTAATGCTCGAGCCGTTCACGGATGTGTTTCACGTGTGCTTCGCAAAGCTAGAGAAAGCCCGGCAAGCAAAGAAGTTACTGGATGCACGCAACTTTTACGGTGGAACCTTGCACATTTCGTACGCGCCGGAACGGGAAAGCGTTGAAGAAGTTAGGGCCAAATTGAATCAGCGACGGTCGGAGGTCCGGTATCGAACAAAACTCGGAGCTCAACAACGAAAACTATCGAatgctggtgttggtgtcgaTCCTCCAGTAGCTGCAAGTGCAACTACTAAGAAGACTGCTAAGAACGGTCGTTGA
- the LOC128307072 gene encoding mitosis initiation protein fs(1)Ya isoform X2, translating to MIIPKEVQCRTCLQVFCCAKCRQKHEDGYHQEDAMLRKICYICNDRPFPLRKDTKITPNNLLIVHILKEHLPLECNRCRKVFYSLADFQNKNNCFLFCENAPEKEGECHLESTKTVTSGDSIPTTGDENKENIKTDQLDDRVGMVKTRPRRKSSLASGDFAEPDNKIDEVDEAMLTPLTKINLRWKRKSRQSFESMLSMTNNTSEVNASGMLRMDGPDGAGSRKLVRTTSTPMYQWQLMPTGPKQPNESYSATLGQMSSIHCSSGSETDSRTEDLGASPLVPNELDKVRAIIRNRSKAVATPLRQVMSKSIQRAIAQHTGMYSKMLQSGTQRKMSFNSTMSSGMNSMIASPVKDPLDLRTTPALKRTSGGMAARSIQAQRMVRSGDPGRETVQLAPPVTVGVTDHGNSAPNQNSTENSEYYETHRDMDSLLANAIVDRRDNPPNVHSADSYPVTPKPSGMALKKVISFQALQEMEKQENEPSAQNNSIDDIWGTPCGGIPARSYSCSAVGLGDTFKAYDASVEDTENDSGSDDVFYPVPVKGRPRIRRDKCLPDKLQTKQESKEKSQEVTNTGGSKLWSIVSNVIRLASRSDIQEEHSLETGSTNAATAASGGGLIQRAASFADYLKHRYTRSDGGTTRTSSSGSEEYRIVHGKKRRRVASTQTQPYVPAIVAGPLPSSKLQYSPVAKRKRIQSRQPIHRLRNTSSDSAGSGSGGPSRWNDQTADRPGCM from the exons ATGATCATACCCAAGGAG GTGCAGTGTAGAACCTGCCTGCAGGTATTTTGCTGCGCCAAGTGCCGACAGAAGCACGAAGATGGATACCATCAGGAGGACGCCATGTTACGTAAAATTTGCTACATTTGCAATGACAGACCGTTCCCGCTGCGGAAGGACACAAAAATCACACCGAACAATCTGCTCATTGTGCACATCCTGAAGGAACATCTACCGCTAGAATGTAATCGATGTCGAAAG GTATTCTATTCATTAGCCGACTTtcagaacaaaaacaattgcTTCCTGTTTTGCGAGAATGCGCCGGAAAAGGAAGGTGAATGTCATCTCGAAAGCACCAAAACCGTCACCTCAGGCGATTCAATCCCCACAACTGGTGAtgagaataaagaaaatattaaaaccgATCAATTGGACGATCGAGTGGGGATGGTAAAAACTCGCCCACGAAGAAAAAGCAGTCTTGCGTCGGGTGATTTTGCCGAACCGGACAATAAAATCGACGAGGTGGACGAAGCGATGCTGACTCCGCTGACAAAGATAAATCTGCGCTGGAAGCGAAAAAGTCGACAAAGTTTCGAAAGTATGCTCTCGATGACGAACAACACATCGGAGGTGAATGCTTCTGGGATGCTACGGATGGATGGGCCGGATGGAGCCGGATCGAGGAAATTGGTTCGTACCACTTCAACTCCCATGTACCAGTGGCAGCTGATGCCGACAGGGCCAAAGCAACCGAACGAATCCTACTCGGCCACGTTGGGCCAGATGTCAAGCATTCACTGTAGCAGTGGCAGCGAAACGGACAGCCGTACGGAAGATCTCGGTGCATCACCGTTGGTGCCGAACGAGCTGGACAAGGTGCGGGCCATAATACGGAATCGATCGAAAGCGGTCGCGACACCATTGCGACAGGTCATGTCGAAGAGTATACAGCGAGCCATTGCACAGCACACCGGAATGTACTCGAAGATGCTTCAATCGGGCACTCAGCGTAAGATGAGCTTCAACTCGACGATGAGCAGCGGTATGAATAGTATGATAGCGTCACCGGTTAAAGATCCATTGGATCTCCGTACTACACCGGCATTGAAGCGAACCAGCGGTGGAATGGCTGCTCGATCGATCCAGGCTCAGCGCATGGTACGATCAGGTGATCCGGGTCGGGAAACGGTTCAGCTCGCACCTCCTGTCACGGTTGGTGTAACAGACCATGGAAACTCTGCTCCTAACCAGAACTCAACCGAAAATTCTGAATACTACGAAACGCATCGTGATATGGATTCGTTGCTAGCGAATGCAATCGTTGATCGGCGAGATAATCCGCCAAATGTACACTCTGCCGACAGCTACCCAGTCACACCGAAACCGAGCGGAATGGCGCTGAAGAAAGTGATTTCTTTCCAAGCGCTTcaggaaatggaaaagcaagAGAACGAACCCAGTGCACAAAATAACTCGATCGACGACATTTGGGGCACACCATGTGGTGGTATTCCGGCACGGAGTTACAGTTGTTCGGCCGTCGGGCTTGGCGACACGTTCAAAGCTTACGATGCATCGGTCGAAGATACGGAAAACGATTCCGGTTCGGACGATGTGTTTTACCCGGTGCCGGTAAAGGGACGTCCCAGAATACGACGGGACAAATGTTTGCCGGATAAATTGCAGACGAAGCaagaaagtaaagaaaagtCGCAGGAAGTGACCAACACTGGTGGTAGCAAACTGTGGTCGATCGTATCGAACGTTATTCGCCTAGCTTCGCGCAGCGACATACAGGAAGAACATTCGCTTGAGACAGGCAGCACTAACGCAGCTACCGCGGCTAGCGGTGGTGGACTTATACAACGAGCGGCATCTTTTGCGGATTACCTGAAGCACCGATACACCCGATCGGACGGTGGTACTACACGCACGTCATCGTCTGGTTCGGAAGAATATCGCATTGTGCATGGTAAAAAGCGGCGCCGTGTAGCGTCCACCCAGACCCAACCATACGTTCCGGCGATAGTTGCAGGGCCACTACCGAGTTCAAAGCTACAGTACAGTCCGGTCGCAAAGCGGAAGCGCATCCAGAGCCGCCAGCCAATACATCGGTTGCGCAACACGAGCAGCGACAGTGCCGGTAGTGGAAGTGGCGGTCCCAGTCGATGGAACGATCAAACGGCAGACCGTCCAGGCTGTATGTAA
- the LOC128307072 gene encoding mitosis initiation protein fs(1)Ya isoform X1 has protein sequence MTYCDCLPPNQVQCRTCLQVFCCAKCRQKHEDGYHQEDAMLRKICYICNDRPFPLRKDTKITPNNLLIVHILKEHLPLECNRCRKVFYSLADFQNKNNCFLFCENAPEKEGECHLESTKTVTSGDSIPTTGDENKENIKTDQLDDRVGMVKTRPRRKSSLASGDFAEPDNKIDEVDEAMLTPLTKINLRWKRKSRQSFESMLSMTNNTSEVNASGMLRMDGPDGAGSRKLVRTTSTPMYQWQLMPTGPKQPNESYSATLGQMSSIHCSSGSETDSRTEDLGASPLVPNELDKVRAIIRNRSKAVATPLRQVMSKSIQRAIAQHTGMYSKMLQSGTQRKMSFNSTMSSGMNSMIASPVKDPLDLRTTPALKRTSGGMAARSIQAQRMVRSGDPGRETVQLAPPVTVGVTDHGNSAPNQNSTENSEYYETHRDMDSLLANAIVDRRDNPPNVHSADSYPVTPKPSGMALKKVISFQALQEMEKQENEPSAQNNSIDDIWGTPCGGIPARSYSCSAVGLGDTFKAYDASVEDTENDSGSDDVFYPVPVKGRPRIRRDKCLPDKLQTKQESKEKSQEVTNTGGSKLWSIVSNVIRLASRSDIQEEHSLETGSTNAATAASGGGLIQRAASFADYLKHRYTRSDGGTTRTSSSGSEEYRIVHGKKRRRVASTQTQPYVPAIVAGPLPSSKLQYSPVAKRKRIQSRQPIHRLRNTSSDSAGSGSGGPSRWNDQTADRPGCM, from the exons ATGACATACTGTGATTGTCTTCCACCAAATCAGGTGCAGTGTAGAACCTGCCTGCAGGTATTTTGCTGCGCCAAGTGCCGACAGAAGCACGAAGATGGATACCATCAGGAGGACGCCATGTTACGTAAAATTTGCTACATTTGCAATGACAGACCGTTCCCGCTGCGGAAGGACACAAAAATCACACCGAACAATCTGCTCATTGTGCACATCCTGAAGGAACATCTACCGCTAGAATGTAATCGATGTCGAAAG GTATTCTATTCATTAGCCGACTTtcagaacaaaaacaattgcTTCCTGTTTTGCGAGAATGCGCCGGAAAAGGAAGGTGAATGTCATCTCGAAAGCACCAAAACCGTCACCTCAGGCGATTCAATCCCCACAACTGGTGAtgagaataaagaaaatattaaaaccgATCAATTGGACGATCGAGTGGGGATGGTAAAAACTCGCCCACGAAGAAAAAGCAGTCTTGCGTCGGGTGATTTTGCCGAACCGGACAATAAAATCGACGAGGTGGACGAAGCGATGCTGACTCCGCTGACAAAGATAAATCTGCGCTGGAAGCGAAAAAGTCGACAAAGTTTCGAAAGTATGCTCTCGATGACGAACAACACATCGGAGGTGAATGCTTCTGGGATGCTACGGATGGATGGGCCGGATGGAGCCGGATCGAGGAAATTGGTTCGTACCACTTCAACTCCCATGTACCAGTGGCAGCTGATGCCGACAGGGCCAAAGCAACCGAACGAATCCTACTCGGCCACGTTGGGCCAGATGTCAAGCATTCACTGTAGCAGTGGCAGCGAAACGGACAGCCGTACGGAAGATCTCGGTGCATCACCGTTGGTGCCGAACGAGCTGGACAAGGTGCGGGCCATAATACGGAATCGATCGAAAGCGGTCGCGACACCATTGCGACAGGTCATGTCGAAGAGTATACAGCGAGCCATTGCACAGCACACCGGAATGTACTCGAAGATGCTTCAATCGGGCACTCAGCGTAAGATGAGCTTCAACTCGACGATGAGCAGCGGTATGAATAGTATGATAGCGTCACCGGTTAAAGATCCATTGGATCTCCGTACTACACCGGCATTGAAGCGAACCAGCGGTGGAATGGCTGCTCGATCGATCCAGGCTCAGCGCATGGTACGATCAGGTGATCCGGGTCGGGAAACGGTTCAGCTCGCACCTCCTGTCACGGTTGGTGTAACAGACCATGGAAACTCTGCTCCTAACCAGAACTCAACCGAAAATTCTGAATACTACGAAACGCATCGTGATATGGATTCGTTGCTAGCGAATGCAATCGTTGATCGGCGAGATAATCCGCCAAATGTACACTCTGCCGACAGCTACCCAGTCACACCGAAACCGAGCGGAATGGCGCTGAAGAAAGTGATTTCTTTCCAAGCGCTTcaggaaatggaaaagcaagAGAACGAACCCAGTGCACAAAATAACTCGATCGACGACATTTGGGGCACACCATGTGGTGGTATTCCGGCACGGAGTTACAGTTGTTCGGCCGTCGGGCTTGGCGACACGTTCAAAGCTTACGATGCATCGGTCGAAGATACGGAAAACGATTCCGGTTCGGACGATGTGTTTTACCCGGTGCCGGTAAAGGGACGTCCCAGAATACGACGGGACAAATGTTTGCCGGATAAATTGCAGACGAAGCaagaaagtaaagaaaagtCGCAGGAAGTGACCAACACTGGTGGTAGCAAACTGTGGTCGATCGTATCGAACGTTATTCGCCTAGCTTCGCGCAGCGACATACAGGAAGAACATTCGCTTGAGACAGGCAGCACTAACGCAGCTACCGCGGCTAGCGGTGGTGGACTTATACAACGAGCGGCATCTTTTGCGGATTACCTGAAGCACCGATACACCCGATCGGACGGTGGTACTACACGCACGTCATCGTCTGGTTCGGAAGAATATCGCATTGTGCATGGTAAAAAGCGGCGCCGTGTAGCGTCCACCCAGACCCAACCATACGTTCCGGCGATAGTTGCAGGGCCACTACCGAGTTCAAAGCTACAGTACAGTCCGGTCGCAAAGCGGAAGCGCATCCAGAGCCGCCAGCCAATACATCGGTTGCGCAACACGAGCAGCGACAGTGCCGGTAGTGGAAGTGGCGGTCCCAGTCGATGGAACGATCAAACGGCAGACCGTCCAGGCTGTATGTAA
- the LOC128307088 gene encoding twist-related protein 1, producing the protein MDKICRSQLPDSSSSPPLSGIGFHSFDDELMADLPSCVYAQHHQLNAAPGNGGGGGAGGSSNSVGHGSHTNNAPNLRLNPNSIRQMQHQYLHHTECLDSSTPPSPSLSTTMGNHPYNPPPYKMQRQQSNVRERKRMMRSAPNGSINSAFDELRVHVPTFPYEKRLSKIDTLRLAIAYIALLREVLEADYDPLTYVEKCLRGEIKADRAHWNTSDLTARLSWINWENLGVHPGRRTILTSLALGSSESLACGPPPHLI; encoded by the exons ATGGATAAAATTTGTCGCTCTCAGTTGCCGGATTCTTCCTCATCACCACCATTGAG TGGCATCGGATTCCACAGCTTCGACGATGAGCTGATGGCAGATCTGCCATCGTGCGTATATGCACAGCATCATCAGCTAAACGCGGCACCCGGAAacggaggtggtggtggtgcaggcGGCAGTAGCAACAGTGTCGGACACGGTAGCCACACCAACAATGCACCCAACTTGAGATTGAACCCCAACAGCATACGGCAGATGCAGCATCAGTATTTGCATCACACAG AATGTCTGGACTCGTCGACACCGCCCAGTCCATCCCTGTCGACGACGATGGGGAACCACCCGTACAATCCGCCACCGTACAAAATGCAGCGTCAGCAGTCAAATGTTCGCGAGCGCAAGCGAATGATGCGTTCCGCACCGAATGG CAGCATTAATTCGGCGTTTGACGAGCTCCGTGTTCACGTGCCAACGTTTCCGTACGAGAAACGGCTCAGCAAGATCGATACGCTACGGCTAGCGATCGCTTACATCGCGTTACTGCGTGAGGTCCTCGAGGCGGACTACGATCCATTGACGTACGTGGAGAAGTGTCTCCGGGGGGAAATTAAAGCCGATCGGGCACACTGGAACACGAGTG ATTTAACCGCACGACTGTCGTGGATTAACTGGGAAAATCTGGGCGTTCATCCGGGCAGACGTACCATCCTTACATCGCTGGCGCTTGGCTCATCGGAAAGTCTTGCCTGTGGACCACCGCCACATTTGATCTAg
- the LOC128307062 gene encoding uncharacterized protein LOC128307062, which translates to MHISDSVSTAGHRRRGMRSLPLLTITILMLMVQPGHTQSVIADCDASKCQPLSNVSAVSLEPGQRIRRELDPCCEILRLYCDTSACPPPIEFCDENRTIRPRNIAGTCCTLQRCDNFCEVYAEGEITTRSIGEKWFNMVNETTCMNYECLRNETNETFVNSIGIQCNTTCPEGFEPQSSHQHCCPQCVQAQCKFDDQFYREGQSWASPDGCLLYRCIKESGFLSISSSRRQCPPVGNCPDQYVVERDCCRVCNYTEAKMVPGSTTVPPTEQEAGADFYQEQSYSNHPCKRVCTLGRKPETCYYRFRLEWYRTLSKACFNCPYNATDCTRPHCIAGDGVRRNVAVINRMMPGPAIEVCENDIVVVDVENHLMGESTTIHWHGLHQRRTPYMDGVPHVSQCPISPGTTFRYTFRADNPGTHFWHSHTGMQRGDGAFGALIIRKDNDIHELLYDHDLSEHVITVQDWGHEQGVSLFAAHHHSTGDNKPPNLLINGRGKYFQRFAKTTSLTTTTTTQAPIVDEDLPVTSQPEAVAVDDAEETTVAEDIGTTTDPIEPTPDEVELLQGSSNTNLKTVLRSGDVRHRTKRQSRTVNFNAVVVPESQHIPLSVFYVDKGRRYRFRLINAEFLNCPVELSVENHNLTVIASDGFGIQPLEDLGSFVSYAGERFDFVVKANQPIGNYLIRFRGLMDCDERFTSAYQFAVLRYRGAPEDTEYASWPPYDYEAPGVQLNSLNRGPGAEDVITIAETNALDQEDLLLLRNETDYKFYVYYDFYGKDNPHFHVPSLYGFQQVINNTNRLYTPQLNHISMRMPTIPFLPGKDVLDESQFCNETSMRDQRNCRQEFCECSHVIQIPLHATVEMVMIDEGFTFDANHPFHLHGHAFRVVGMDRVSRNTTVEDIRRMDEEGRLPRRLKKAPIKDTVTIPDGGYTIIRFIANNPGYWLFHCHIEFHAEIGMSLVLKVGDRSEMLPAPANFPTCYDFKPNLGQIGSGAGSSTTTTLWLLLLVSAVHETLHRLL; encoded by the exons ATGCATATCAGCGATAGTGTGTCAACAGCCGGACATCGCCGGCGTGGAATGCGATCCTTACCCTTACTGACCATCACCATCTTGATGCTGATGGTTCAACCCGGTCACACGCAAAGTGTCATCGCAG ATTGTGATGCGAGTAAATGCCAGCCCTTGTCAAATGTTTCGGCAGTGTCGCTAGAACCGGGTCAACGGATCCGTCGCGAATTGGATCCCTGCTGTGAGATCCTTCGGCTGTACTGTGACACCAGTGCATGTCCACCGCCAATCGAGTTCTGCGATGAGAATCGAACTATTCGCCCACGGAACATTGCCGGAACGTGCTGTACACTGCAGCGTTGTG ACAACTTTTGTGAGGTCTACGCTGAGGGTGAGATCACCACGAGATCGATCGGTGAGAAGTGGTTTAATATGGTAAACGAAACTACCTGCATGAACTACGAATGTTTacggaacgaaacgaacgaaacgtttGTCAACTCTATTGGGATACAGTGCAACACCACCTGCCCGGAG GGTTTTGAGCCTCAGAGCTCGCATCAACATTGCTGCCCGCAGTGCGTTCAGGCCCAGTGCAAGTTCGACGATCAGTTCTACCGCGAGGGACAATCGTGGGCAAGTCCTGACGGGTGTCTGCTGTATCGGTGCATCAAGGAGAGTGGTTTCCTTTCGATCAGCTCGAGCCGCCGGCAGTGTCCACCGGTAGGAAATTGCCCCGACCAGTACGTGGTCGAGCGTGACTGCTGCAGGGTGTGTAATTACACCGAAGCGAAGATGGTACCGGGATCGACGACAGTGCCCCCAACGGAGCAGGAAGCCGGGGCCGATTTTTACCAGGAACAGAGCTACAGCAATCATCCCTGCAAGCGGGTCTGCACGTTGGGGCGTAAGCCGGAAACTTGCTACTACCGTTTCCGGCTCGAGTGGTATCGTACGCTCAGCAAGGCCTGCTTTAACTGTCCCTACAATGCGACCGATTGCACTCGTCCGCACTGCATCGCCGGGGACGGTGTGCGAAGGAACGTGGCGGTTATTAATCGTATGATGCCGGGTCCGGCTATCGAGGTGTGCGAGAACGACATCGTCGTGGTGGATGTGGAGAATCATTTGATGGGCGAAAGCACCACCATCCACTGGCACGGTTTGCATCAACGGCGCACACCGTACATGGATGGTGTGCCGCACGTTTCGCAGTGTCCCATCAGCCCGGGGACCACCTTCCGGTACACGTTCCGGGCCGATAATCCGGGCACGCACTTCTGGCACTCGCACACCGGCATGCAGCGCGGCGATGGAGCGTTTGGGGCGTTGATCATTCGGAAGGATAACGACATACACGAGCTGCTGTACGATCACGATCTGTCCGAGCATGTGATCACGGTGCAGGATTGGGGCCACGAGCAGGGTGTGTCGCTGTTTGCCGCACACCATCACTCGACCGGTGACAATAAACCGCCGAACTTGTTGATCAATGGACGGGGCAAATATTTCCAGCGGTTTGCTAAGACAACGTCTCTGACAACAACGACCACAACGCAAGCTCCGATCGTGGATGAGGATCTTCCCGTTACGTCACAACCGGAAGCGGTTGCAGTTGACGATGCCGAAGAAACGACGGTTGCCGAAGACATCGGGACGACTACGGACCCGATCGAACCCACGCCGGACGAAGTGGAGTTGCTGCAGGGTAGTAGCAACACTAACCTGAAGACAGTGCTTCGTTCGGGGGATGTGCGACATCGCACCAAGCGACAGTCGCGCACGGTCAACTTCAATGCGGTTGTTGTGCCGGAGTCGCAACACATTCCGCTCAGTGTGTTCTACGTGGACAAGGGCCGTCGGTATCGGTTCCGGTTGATTAATGCCGAGTTCCTCAACTGTCCGGTGGAATTGTCGGTGGAGAATCACAACCTGACGGTGATCGCGTCGGACGGGTTCGGCATACAGCCGCTGGAAGACTTGGGATCGTTCGTGAGCTACGCAGGCGAACGGTTCGACTTCGTAGTGAAAGCGAATCAACCGATTGGGAACTATCTGATACGCTTCCGCGGGCTGATGGATTGCGACGAGCGGTTTACCTCGGCGTACCAGTTCGCGGTCTTGCGGTATCGGGGAGCACCGGAGGACACCGAGTATGCGTCGTGGCCACCGTACGATTACGAGGCACCGGGCGTGCAGCTTAACTCCCTGAACCGTGGCCCCGGGGCGGAGGACGTTATTACCATCGCCGAAACGAACGCACTGGATCAGGAagatttgctgctgctgcgcaacGAGACCGATTACAAGTTCTACGTGTATTACGACTTTTACGGCAAAGACAATCCGCACTTCCATGTGCCGTCGCTGTACGGGTTCCAGCAGGTGATCAACAACACGAACCGACTGTACACACCGCAGCTAAACCACATCTCAATGCGCATGCCGACGATACCGTTCCTGCCCGGCAAGGACGTGCTGGACGAGAGCCAGTTTTGCAATGAGACGAGCATGCGCGATCAGCGCAACTGTCGGCAGGAGTTCTGCGAGTGTAGCCACGTGATCCAGATACCGCTGCACGCTACGGTGGAGATGGTGATGATCGACGAGGGCTTCACGTTCGATGCGAACCATCCATTCCACCTGCACGGTCATGCGTTCCGCGTGGTCGGAATGGACCGTGTGAGTCGCAACACGACGGTGGAGGACATTCGCCGAATGGACGAGGAAGGGCGATTGCCCCGAAGGCTTAAGAAGGCTCCGATCAAGGATACGGTGACTATTCCCGACGGGGGCTACACAATCATTCGGTTCATCGCGAACAATCCCG GCTACTGGTTATTCCACTGTCACATAGAGTTCCATGCTGAGATCGGTATGTCGCTGGTGCTGAAGGTCGGTGACAGATCGGAGATGCTACCAGCTCCCGCCAATTTCCCGACTTGTTACGACTTTAAACCCAACCTCGGACAGATCGGCAGCGGCGCGGGTTCTTCAACCACTACCACTCTATGGCTGCTACTACTGGTGTCTGCGGTGCACGAGACGTTGCACCGACTCCTATAA